The following coding sequences lie in one Apium graveolens cultivar Ventura chromosome 3, ASM990537v1, whole genome shotgun sequence genomic window:
- the LOC141713182 gene encoding protein sym-1, with protein sequence MALNPVILTCKSPKFYRFSGISPKPSSHFGSKTRIPAYPFQACAFRSSFLANYEAPSGLSLLGRSKIGFRKMGCDWIKVFAVDGGGSGGFSGGFGDGSSGGGGDSGGSDGEKKWSLVSWYLALLENHPVLTKAVTSALLNLVGDLICQLLIDKVPSLDLKRMFLFTFLGLALVGPTLHFWYLYLSKLVTTPGASGAFLRLVIDQFIFAPTFVGVFLSALLTLEGRPSQVMQKLQQDWFSSVLANWKLWIPFQFLNFLIVPQQFQVLAANFIALIWNVILSYKAHKQVVA encoded by the exons ATGGCATTAAACCCTGTAATCTTGACATGTAAATCACCTAAATTCTATCGATTTTCAGGAATCTCACCCAAACCCAGTTCACATTTCGGTTCTAAGACCCGAATTCCAGCTTACCCATTTCAAGCTTGTGCATTTAGGAGCAGTTTTTTAGCTAATTATGAAGCCCCATCTGGTTTGAGTCTTTTGGGTCGGTCTAAAATTGGGTTTAGAAAAATGGGTTGTGATTGGATTAAGGTTTTTGCTGTTGATGGGGGTGGTTCTGGTGGATTTAGTGGTGGTTTTGGTGATGGTAGCTCTGGCGGTGGCGGCGATAGTGGTGGTAGTGATGGTGAGAAGAAGTGGTCACTTGTTTCATG GTATTTGGCTCTTCTAGAAAATCATCCTGTGTTGACAAAGGCTGTTACATCTGCATTGCTGAATTTAGTTGGAGATCTAATCTGTCAG CTTTTGATTGACAAAGTGCCATCTCTAGATCTGAAGAGGATGTTTCTATTCACATTTTTGGGACTGGCGTTGGTGGGTCCAACATTGCACTTCTG GTATTTATATCTAAGTAAATTGGTGACGACACCTGGAGCATCAGGTGCTTTCTTACGCCTTGTTATTGATCAG TTTATTTTTGCACCTACATTCGTTGGAGTCTTCTTATCTGCATTGTTGACACTTGAAGGAAGGCCATCACAAGTGATGCAAAAGCTTCAACAG GATTGGTTCTCTTCTGTTCTTGCAAACTGGAAATTGTGGATACCTTTTCAGTTTCTTAACTTTCTAATTGTTCCGCAACAGTTTCAG GTCCTTGCAGCTAACTTCATTGCTTTAATTTGGAACGTGATTCTCTCATATAAAGCTCACAAACAAGTTGTTGCATGA